From the genome of Edaphobacter dinghuensis, one region includes:
- the rplV gene encoding 50S ribosomal protein L22, translating into MAKAVAEKIREFRAEAKFQRTSPQKAKLVLDLIKGLRVEQALNTVHFSTKRMAPVVEKVLRSAIQNANYVSQEQGLDVDVDNLYVKTAVANEGPRMKRIRPAPMGRAFRYQRRLAHIIVTVAEKKSANAVSASAEATPASAAKKTTKKAATKTAAKKPAVKKAAAKKTATKKTEK; encoded by the coding sequence ATGGCTAAGGCAGTAGCAGAGAAAATCCGAGAGTTCCGCGCTGAGGCAAAGTTCCAGCGCACTAGCCCGCAGAAGGCGAAGCTCGTTCTCGACCTCATCAAGGGTCTCCGCGTCGAGCAGGCTCTCAACACCGTTCACTTCAGCACCAAGCGTATGGCTCCGGTGGTGGAAAAGGTTCTGCGGTCGGCGATCCAGAACGCCAACTACGTCTCGCAAGAGCAGGGTCTCGATGTTGACGTCGATAACCTGTACGTCAAGACCGCGGTTGCGAACGAAGGTCCACGCATGAAGCGTATCCGGCCTGCCCCAATGGGCCGTGCCTTCCGCTATCAGCGCAGGCTCGCACACATTATCGTTACTGTCGCTGAGAAGAAGTCGGCCAATGCGGTAAGCGCATCCGCCGAGGCCACCCCAGCATCGGCAGCGAAGAAGACAACGAAGAAGGCAGCCACCAAGACCGCGGCGAAGAAGCCCGCAGTCAAGAAGGCAGCCGCGAAGAAGACGGCAACCAAGAAGACTGAAAAGTAA
- the rpsC gene encoding 30S ribosomal protein S3, whose product MGQKVHPYGFRLGINKPWKSRWFVERGYDKLLVEDVKLKAELREKLKAAGVSSVEVERPGNKLRLIIRTARPGIIIGRKGAEIDKLKADIQKRTSREVFIDILEVNKPELDAQLVAENIALQLEKRVSFRRAMRKSVDSALRFGCKGIKVRVSGRLNGNEIARSEWYLQGRLPLHTLRADIDYGFAEAHTTYGIIGVKTWVYRGDIYEQKKRRDQVVTTGAFAS is encoded by the coding sequence ATGGGACAGAAAGTCCATCCGTATGGTTTTCGCCTCGGCATCAACAAGCCGTGGAAGTCACGCTGGTTCGTAGAGCGCGGCTATGACAAGCTGCTGGTCGAAGACGTCAAGCTGAAGGCTGAGTTGCGCGAGAAGCTGAAGGCCGCCGGCGTCAGCTCCGTTGAAGTGGAGCGTCCGGGCAACAAGCTGCGTCTCATCATTCGCACAGCACGTCCGGGCATCATCATCGGTCGCAAGGGCGCTGAGATCGACAAGCTGAAGGCTGACATCCAGAAGCGCACCAGCCGCGAGGTCTTCATCGATATCCTCGAGGTCAACAAGCCGGAGCTCGATGCTCAGCTGGTTGCCGAGAACATCGCCCTCCAGCTCGAAAAGCGTGTCAGTTTCCGCCGCGCGATGCGCAAGAGCGTGGACTCTGCCCTCCGCTTCGGTTGCAAGGGCATCAAGGTTCGCGTCTCCGGCCGTCTCAACGGAAACGAGATTGCACGCTCCGAGTGGTATCTCCAGGGCCGTCTGCCGTTGCACACGCTGCGCGCCGACATCGACTACGGTTTCGCCGAGGCTCACACCACCTACGGCATCATCGGAGTCAAGACCTGGGTCTATCGTGGCGACATCTACGAACAGAAGAAGCGTCGCGACCAAGTTGTCACAACCGGCGCATTCGCGTCGTAA
- the rpmC gene encoding 50S ribosomal protein L29, whose product MDFEKISNLSDDELKTQAAQAGEQLFRIRFQKTLGNTEGLKKLRTLKLDVARIKTVERQRTLAAEKAAAPVRVNAAPAKSTRTARKKAKKD is encoded by the coding sequence ATGGATTTCGAAAAGATCAGTAACCTCAGTGATGACGAGCTCAAGACGCAAGCGGCGCAGGCCGGCGAGCAGCTCTTCCGCATTCGCTTTCAGAAGACCCTCGGCAACACCGAAGGCCTGAAGAAGCTGCGGACACTCAAGCTCGATGTCGCCCGCATCAAGACCGTCGAGCGTCAGCGTACCCTCGCTGCGGAGAAGGCAGCCGCTCCGGTTCGCGTCAATGCCGCACCGGCCAAGAGCACTCGCACCGCCCGCAAGAAAGCGAAGAAGGACTAA
- the rplP gene encoding 50S ribosomal protein L16 codes for MLMPKKVKYRKQQRGRMCGKAWRGSDLSFGDYGLKVMECGYITDRQIEASRIAMTRFIKRGGKVWLRLFPDKPITKKPAETRMGKGKGAPDHWVCVVRPGRILFEMEGVSPELAKEAMRLAAHKLPLKTSFVQRHDVKATVAAK; via the coding sequence ATGTTGATGCCAAAGAAGGTCAAGTATCGCAAGCAGCAGCGCGGCCGCATGTGCGGCAAGGCGTGGCGCGGCTCAGATCTCTCGTTCGGCGATTACGGCCTGAAGGTGATGGAGTGCGGTTACATTACCGACCGCCAGATCGAAGCCAGCCGTATCGCAATGACGCGCTTCATCAAGCGTGGCGGCAAAGTCTGGCTGCGTCTGTTTCCGGACAAGCCGATCACCAAGAAGCCAGCCGAAACCCGTATGGGTAAAGGTAAGGGCGCACCAGACCACTGGGTCTGCGTGGTTCGTCCCGGCCGGATCCTGTTCGAGATGGAAGGCGTCAGCCCGGAGCTGGCCAAAGAGGCCATGCGTCTCGCGGCCCACAAGCTCCCGCTCAAGACCAGCTTCGTCCAGCGCCACGATGTTAAGGCGACGGTTGCGGCCAAGTAG